Proteins encoded in a region of the Anopheles ziemanni chromosome 2, idAnoZiCoDA_A2_x.2, whole genome shotgun sequence genome:
- the LOC131294425 gene encoding microfibril-associated glycoprotein 4-like: MRTVIFLVVFGVLATVSGQQQTEANNVQISGFLFELLLTHLSALEGRIQEKLDELAKNQTLQIEQLMRSLQASGTSLNQRLSGLPNLNEQTSLCQQLNVPCRVETIENHNDGRLDGSWVVLQHRFDGSLTFNRDWHDYRDGFGDQRGEHWLGLKHMHRLLTGNRHELLILLESFENETAYANYDDFRIGDESEQFVLKTLGKYSGTAGDSLKYHLNSKFSTHDQDNDAHTNNCAFMYHGGWWYKDCYASNLNGRYINQQQFKEDGLIWNSFKGPFTSMKMSKILIRPYTGTNS; the protein is encoded by the exons ATGCGGACCGTGATCTTTTTGGTGGTGTTTGGAGTGTTGGCCACCGTGTCCGGGCAGCAGCAAACCGAAGCCAACAACGTTCAGATCAGTGGATTTCTCTTCGAGCTGCTGCTAACACACCTCTCCGCTTTGGAGGGTCGCATACAGGAGAAGCTGGACGAGTTGGCAAAAAATCAAACCCTGCAGATCGAGCAGCTGATGCGCAGCCTTCAGGCTTCGGGAACCAGCTTGAATCAACGCTTAAGTGGATTACCGAATCTCAATGAACAGACGTCCCTGTGCCAACAGCTGAACGTGCCGTGCAGAGTGGAAACGATCGAGAACCACAACGATGGCCGACTTGATGGTTCGTGGGTCGTACTGCAACACCGCTTCGACGGATCACTGACCTTCAACCGGGACTGGCATGACTACAGGGACGGCTTTGGTGATCAACGGGGGGAACACTGGCTAGGGCTTAAGCACATGCATCGACTACTGACGGGGAACCGCCACGAGCTGCTGATCCTGCTGGAATCGTTCGAGAATGAGACGGCGTACGCAAACTACGATGACTTCCGCATCGGTGATGAGTCGGAGCAGTTCGTGTTGAAGACGTTGGGCAAGTACTCTGGAACTGCGGGCGATTCACTAAAGTATCACCTCAACTCGAAATTTAGCACACACGATCAGGACAATGATGCGCATACGAATAACTGTGCGTTCATGTACCATGGTGGCTGGTGGTACAAGGATTGTTACGCAAG cAATCTAAATGGCCGTTACATCAACCAGCAACAATTCAAAGAAGATGGCTTGATATGGAATTCGTTCAAAGGACCATTTACTTCTATGAAAATGAGTAAAATTCTGATACGACCTTACACTGGCACAAACTCTTGA
- the LOC131294423 gene encoding uncharacterized protein LOC131294423 translates to MPPFGDRFPTGASELNRVLRAVGGLGAASFFPFYTIGRIANVPCTSPSGLSGTCLIAGECKDNGGLASGSCSTRTNQAVCCVYTQSCGGSTNLNSTYFTNNGYPGPYNGGGTCSFTVSPTSGICQLRIDFRTLSLVQPTGDGACNTDRLTITGGSPSVVPLCGENTGQHIYLNFVGSGPISIRVATDGGSSFNRLWNMELSQIACASADRAPVGCLQYYKDESGEISSFNYGLGANPGLTTVGTRGSRQLANTNYGICIRPAAARCSITYSLPPTDRYAFTVTGDASAIDPALVGTPGVGMTGAACTTDYIIIPNPTGGGSDRYCGLGIGDVTSASARPFVVYTVTNGNETPDVANRGFRLLYEQNACAAV, encoded by the exons ATGCCGCCGTTTGGGGACCGTTTTCCCACGGGAGCTTCCGAGCTAAATCGCGTGTTGCGTGCCGTCGGTGGTTTGGGTGCTGCGTCCT TTTTTCCCTTCTACACGATCGGCCGCATCGCCAACGTGCCGTGCACGTCCCCGTCCGGCTTATCGGGAACCTGTCTGATCGCTGGCGAGTGCAAAGATAATGGTGGCCTCGCGTCGGGCTCGTGCAGTACCCGCACCAACCAGGCCGTCTGCTGTGTTT ATACGCAATCGTGCGGTGGCTCGACGAATCTGAACAGCACGTACTTTACCAACAACGGCTATCCGGGGCCGTACAATGGCGGTGGAAC TTGTTCCTTTACGGTGTCGCCGACGTCCGGGATTTGCCAGCTGCGGATCGACTTCCGGACGCTGTCGCTGGTGCAGCCGACGGGAGATGGTGCCTGCAACACCGACCGGCTGACGATCACCGGCGGAAGTCCGTCGGTGGTGCCACTGTGTGGCGAAAACACCGGTCAACATATTTATCTTAATTTCGTCGGCAGTGGACCGATCTCGATTCGGGTGGCGACGGACGGCGGTTCCTCGTTCAATCGGTTGTGGAACATGGAGCTGTCGCAGATCGCGTGTGCCAGCGCGGATCGTGCCCCGGTCGGGTGTCTTCAGTATTACAAGGACGAAAGTGGAGAGATTAGCAGCTTCAACTACGGGCTTGGTGCAAACCCTGGCCTGACGACCGTCGGAACGCGAGGAAGCCGGCAGTTGGCCAACACCAACTATGGCATCTGCATCCGGCCGGCCGCCGCAAGGTGTTCCATCACGTACTCGCTG CCACCGACTGATCGGTACGCGTTCACCGTCACGGGAGACGCGTCGGCAATCGATCCGGCACTCGTCGGCACACCCGGTGTTGGGATGACGGGCGCGGCTTGCACGACCGACTACATCATCATACCGAACCCAACCGGTGGCGGAAGCGACCGATATTGCGGCCTCGGCATCGGTGACGTAACAT CAGCTAGTGCGCGACCGTTCGTCGTTTACACGGTGACCAACGGGAACGAGACGCCGGACGTGGCTAACCGTGGCTTCCGGTTGCTGTACGAGCAGAACGCCTGTGCCGCGGTGTGA